The DNA region ACTGGAGGTGCAGGAATACTGGCTATTCGATCCCAGAGGCGAGTGGATTCCGGAAAAGTTGCAGGGCTATCGCTTGCGCGGCGATCGCTATGAACCGATTACCGATGGTCGTTGCCAACCTCTAGCACTGCGATTGCAGGTAGAAGACCAACTGATCGGCTTTTATCGGGAGGATACTGGCGAGAAACTCCTGGCTCCAGATGACTTGCTGCAAGCGTTACAACAGGAAATTCTGGCCCGTCAGGAGATCGAGCAGCAACTGGAGCAAGAACGACAGCGGACAGAGCAGGAACGCCAACGAGCAGAACGGGAACGCCAACGAGCAGAACAGGAACACCAACGGGCAGAGCAGGAACGTCAACGGGCAGAACAGGCAGAAGCGGAAGCAGCACGACTGCGAGAACGGTTAGCCACATTGGGGATCAATTTGGAGGATATAGAAGCATGAATTGGACGGTCAGGGGATGGTTTGACAGATGGTGGAAGATTGGTATAGCAGGGATGTTGAGCTTTTGTGTGGCGATCGCTCTCAATGCCTCTAACGCTGCTCACTTCAAAACTCAAGCGGCTCAGGTGCCCCAAGTTGTAATCAGCACACTTGGCGATTTCAAAACCTTTAATCCCGCGTTTAATTCCGAATTTCCCAATATCTTCCTCTATACCTCTGAGGGTTTGATTAGCGAGAATGGTGAAACTTCCGAGATTGAGCCTGCCCTGGCAGAATCCTGGATTATTTCAGACGACAAAAAAAAGATTACGTTTACCTTGCGGGATGGGTTGAAGTGGTCAGACGGCCATCCCCTGACTGTGGATGACGTGTTGTTTACCTACCGCGATGTGTATCTGAATGAGAAAATCCCAACCGATTTCCGGGATCTGCTACGCATCGGTAAGGATGGTAAATTTCCCAGCATCAGGAAAGTTGACGATCGCCGCATTGAATTTACTACCCCAGAACCCTTTGCGCCCTTTCTGCGGGTATTGGGTGTGGGAATTTTACCTGCCCACGCATTGCGGGAGTCGGTGTTTACGAACGATGCGGATGGTAAGCCCCAATTCCTCTCCACCTGGGGCACAGGCACGAATCCCAAAGATCTGGTCGTCAACGGCCCTTATACGCTGGAGAGTTATACTCCCGGGCAACGCTATGTGTTTCGGCGCAATCCGTATTACTGGCGGAAAGATAAGCAGGGCCAGCAACTGCCTCACATTGAACGGTTGGTGATGCAGATTGTGGAGTCTACGGACACTCAACTGCTGCGCTTTCGATCGGGAGATCTGGATATGTTGGGAGAACTCGGTTCTCTGCGTCCAGAGGATTTTTCACTGCTGAAACAAGAAGAAAGACGGGGGAACTTTCAAATTCAACAGGGAGGCTTGAGAACGGGAACTCTATATGTCACGTTCAACCTGAACACAGGTCGCCGTCAGGATGGCACTCCCCTGGTAGATCCGATTAAATCCCGCTGGTTTAACACGAAAGAGTTTCGTCAGGCGGTTGCCTATGCCATTAATCGAGACAAGTTGATCAATAATGTCTTTCGCGGATTGGCAAAACCCCAAAACTCGCCCATTTCTGTGCAAAGCCCCTTTTATCTCTCTCCAGAGCAAGGACTAAAAACCTATGACTATAATCCTCAACGTGCTAGGGAATTGTTGCAGCAGGCTGGCTTTCAATACAACAGCCAAAACCAACTGCTGGACGCAGATGGGAATCGGGTTCGCTTTAACTTACTGACCAATGCGGAGAATAAATTACGGGTGGCGATCGGTGCTCAAGTAAAGCAAGATCTGGCCGCGATCGGCATTCAGGTAGACTTTGCGCCGATCTCCTTTGGCACGGTCATTGAAAAAATGAATACGTCTCTAGACTGGGAATGCATCCTTCTGGGTTTAACGGGTGGCATTGAACCCAACGATGGCTTTAACATCTGGAATCCAGAAGGAGGATCTCACCTGTTTAATCAAGGCCCTCAGCCTGGATCTCCTCCTATTGTTGGTCGTCGGGTTTCAGACTGGGAACGAGAAATTGGCAATCTCTACATTCAGGGTGCACAGGAGCTAGACGAAACCAAGCGGAAAGCCATTTATGCCAAAACGCAGCAGATTACTCAGGAGAATTTGCCCTTTATCTATCTGGCCAATCAGATGGCAATGGCGGCAATCCGCAATCGTGTAGAGGGTGTAAGGTATACGGCTTTGGGCTTAACTTACTGGAACATTGCCGAACAAAAGGTAAAGCCAGATTAGCAACATGGGCTAAAGGAGCGATCGCCCCTATCTCCGCTCCTGAATCAGCGTCTTCACAATTCCTACTAACCGAGTGATATTCTGCTCCTGTCACTCACAGGTCAGGCGAATATCCATCAGCCCGGTCGTCAGCAGGCCAACCTGTTGAGTCAGGGCTTTCAGTTCCTGGGACATCTCCTGAACGTTTTGGGCGGTTCGCTCGGAAATGGCAACGAGCCGCTCTAATCGGGCATCTATAACTTCTAGGCGTTGATCATTCATCGGGATCACCTGACGGTCATCATTCTACAGGGCATTCCCCGTGCCAAAATTTAGATATCTTTATAAAGCAGACCTTAACTTCTGAACACTCCATGACTGCCACCCTCTCCAATTTGCCCAGCCAGTATGACCCCACCGATATCGAAGCCAAATGGCAGAAGTTATGGGAAGCAACGGAGTGTTTCAAGGCCGATCCCAATGCTCCCGGTGAACCTTACTGCATTGTGATTCCGCCGCCCAATGTAACGGGTAGTTTGCACATGGGTCATGCCTTTGAGCATTCCTTAATTGATGTGCTGATTCGCTACCATCGGATGATTGGCCGCAATACCCTGTGGCTGCCGGGAACCGATCACGCCAGCATTGCTGTGAGCGCCATTCTAGATAAGGAATTACGATCGCAAAAGAAAACTCGCTTTGATGTAGGGCGGGAAGCGTATCTCAAGCGGGCATGGCAGTGGAAAGAGGAATCTGGTAGGACGATCGTTGGTCAAATCCGTCGCTTGGGCCTATCCGTAGACTGGTCACGGGAACGCTTCACAATGGATGCAGGCTTGTCTGCCGCTGTTCTGAAAGCCTTTGTGGATCTCTACAAGGAAGGGCTGATTTACCGGGGTAACTATCTGGTGAACTGGTGTCCGGCCACTCAATCTGCCGTGTCTGATCTGGAAGTGGAGCCGCAGGAAATCAACGGCCATCTGTGGCACTTCCGCTATCCCCTGGCGGATGGTTCTGGCTTCGTTGAAGTGGCGACTACCCGACCAGAGACCATGCTGGGAGATACAGCGGTTGCGGTCAATCCGGAGGACTCCCGCTACAAACATTTGATTGGCAAGATGTTGCGGTTGCCAATTATGGATCGGGAGATTCCCATCATTGCCGATGAATATGTGGATTCGTCCTTTGGTACAGGCTGTGTGAAAGTTACGCCTGCCCACGATCCCAATGACTTTGACATGGGCAAGCGGCACAATCTGCCGTTCATCAACATCATGCACAAGGACGGCACGCTGAACGAAAATGCGGGGCCATTTGAGGGCCAGGATCGGTTCGTTGCCCGCAAGAATGTGGTTGCCAGGTTGGCAGAACTGGGCGTGCTGGTGAAAGTGGAGGACTACAAGCACACCGTTCCCTATAGCGATCGCGGCAAAGTCCCCGTGGAACCCCTCCTCTCAACCCAGTGGTTTGTCAAAATTCGACCCCTGGCCGATCGCACACTGGAATTTCTGGACGAAAAAGACTTGCCCGTATTCGTACCCGATCGCTGGGCAAAAGTGTATCGCGATTGGTTGGTCAACCTACGCGACTGGTGCATTTCCCGGCAACTCTGGTGGGGGCATCAGATTCCCGCCTGGTATGCCGTGAGTGAAACAGGTGGCGAAATTACTGACCATACGCCGTTCGTGGTGGCCCACAATGCAGCCGAGGCCAGGGAGTTAGCGATCGCCCAATTTGGAGCCGATGTGCAGTTAGAGCAGGATCCGGATGTCCTGGATACCTGGTTCTCCTCTGGTTTATGGCCGTTCTCAACTCTGGGCTGGCCGGACACGGACGCGGAGGACTTCAAAACCTACTACCCGACCACAACCCTGGTCACAGGTTTTGACATCATCTTCTTCTGGGTCGCCCGAATGACGCTGATGGCCGGACACTTCACGGGAACCATACCGTTTAAGACCGTCTACATTCACGGTCTGGTGCGGGATGAAAACAACAAGAAGATGTCCAAATCCGCCAACAACGGTATTGATCCCCTGCTGTTAATCGATAAATACGGCTGTGATGCCCTCCGTTATACCCTGGTCAAAGAAGTGGCTGGAGCCGGACAGGATATCCGCCTGATGTACAACCGCAAGACCGATGAATCGGAATCGGTTGAAGCCTCCCGCAATTTCACCAACAAACTGTGGAATGCTTCCCGCTTCGTGATGATGAACCTGGGGGATAGTTCTCAGTTCTCAGTTCTCAGTTCTCAGTTCCCGGATACAACTCAAAACTCTCTGCAATTGGCCGATCGCTGGATTCTTTCCCGATACAACCAAATTGTGCAGCAAACCCGCCAGTGTATTGATAACTACGGCTTGGGGGAAGCCGCAAAAGGGCTGTATGAGTTCATCTGGGGCGATTTCTGTGACTGGTACATTGAACTGGTGAAGTCCCGCCTGCAAGGTGAGGAGGCAGCGTCGAAACAAACAGCCCAGCAGGTGCTGGCTTATGTCCTGGAAGGCACGCTCCGCCTCCTGCACCCCTTCATGCCTCACATTACCGAAGAGATCTGGCATACCCTGACCCAGGCCAAGGAAGATCAATTTCT from Leptodesmis sichuanensis A121 includes:
- a CDS encoding Uma2 family endonuclease, encoding MTSVVTHPQTAEVFYPSSDGEPLAETSVHVDAMINAVVALRQYLAGQQAIVLADQFLYYAQGYPKLRVAPDVMVILNVPPGPRDNYKTWEEGQLPVVIFEITSESTKDQDQTYKKTLYEQLEVQEYWLFDPRGEWIPEKLQGYRLRGDRYEPITDGRCQPLALRLQVEDQLIGFYREDTGEKLLAPDDLLQALQQEILARQEIEQQLEQERQRTEQERQRAERERQRAEQEHQRAEQERQRAEQAEAEAARLRERLATLGINLEDIEA
- a CDS encoding ABC transporter substrate-binding protein, which translates into the protein MNWTVRGWFDRWWKIGIAGMLSFCVAIALNASNAAHFKTQAAQVPQVVISTLGDFKTFNPAFNSEFPNIFLYTSEGLISENGETSEIEPALAESWIISDDKKKITFTLRDGLKWSDGHPLTVDDVLFTYRDVYLNEKIPTDFRDLLRIGKDGKFPSIRKVDDRRIEFTTPEPFAPFLRVLGVGILPAHALRESVFTNDADGKPQFLSTWGTGTNPKDLVVNGPYTLESYTPGQRYVFRRNPYYWRKDKQGQQLPHIERLVMQIVESTDTQLLRFRSGDLDMLGELGSLRPEDFSLLKQEERRGNFQIQQGGLRTGTLYVTFNLNTGRRQDGTPLVDPIKSRWFNTKEFRQAVAYAINRDKLINNVFRGLAKPQNSPISVQSPFYLSPEQGLKTYDYNPQRARELLQQAGFQYNSQNQLLDADGNRVRFNLLTNAENKLRVAIGAQVKQDLAAIGIQVDFAPISFGTVIEKMNTSLDWECILLGLTGGIEPNDGFNIWNPEGGSHLFNQGPQPGSPPIVGRRVSDWEREIGNLYIQGAQELDETKRKAIYAKTQQITQENLPFIYLANQMAMAAIRNRVEGVRYTALGLTYWNIAEQKVKPD
- a CDS encoding valine--tRNA ligase; its protein translation is MTATLSNLPSQYDPTDIEAKWQKLWEATECFKADPNAPGEPYCIVIPPPNVTGSLHMGHAFEHSLIDVLIRYHRMIGRNTLWLPGTDHASIAVSAILDKELRSQKKTRFDVGREAYLKRAWQWKEESGRTIVGQIRRLGLSVDWSRERFTMDAGLSAAVLKAFVDLYKEGLIYRGNYLVNWCPATQSAVSDLEVEPQEINGHLWHFRYPLADGSGFVEVATTRPETMLGDTAVAVNPEDSRYKHLIGKMLRLPIMDREIPIIADEYVDSSFGTGCVKVTPAHDPNDFDMGKRHNLPFINIMHKDGTLNENAGPFEGQDRFVARKNVVARLAELGVLVKVEDYKHTVPYSDRGKVPVEPLLSTQWFVKIRPLADRTLEFLDEKDLPVFVPDRWAKVYRDWLVNLRDWCISRQLWWGHQIPAWYAVSETGGEITDHTPFVVAHNAAEARELAIAQFGADVQLEQDPDVLDTWFSSGLWPFSTLGWPDTDAEDFKTYYPTTTLVTGFDIIFFWVARMTLMAGHFTGTIPFKTVYIHGLVRDENNKKMSKSANNGIDPLLLIDKYGCDALRYTLVKEVAGAGQDIRLMYNRKTDESESVEASRNFTNKLWNASRFVMMNLGDSSQFSVLSSQFPDTTQNSLQLADRWILSRYNQIVQQTRQCIDNYGLGEAAKGLYEFIWGDFCDWYIELVKSRLQGEEAASKQTAQQVLAYVLEGTLRLLHPFMPHITEEIWHTLTQAKEDQFLALQSYPEANPNLIDADLEQDFELLIGTIRTIRNLRAEAEIKPGVKIQAFLQSESDRERNILTLGQTYIQDLAKVEQLTIQDAQNASPEMASQKMIAGVVGTIQVLIPLAGVVDFNALRSKLERDLKKVEAEIQSLSGRLSNPKFVEKAPPDVVETAQDALAEAQTQAEILRNRLEDLQEG